A region of Dioscorea cayenensis subsp. rotundata cultivar TDr96_F1 chromosome 5, TDr96_F1_v2_PseudoChromosome.rev07_lg8_w22 25.fasta, whole genome shotgun sequence DNA encodes the following proteins:
- the LOC120260354 gene encoding EG45-like domain containing protein, producing MKVEALLFIWLSATTLILVNGDVGTAASYDPPYLPTKCPGYSRDELPEGGLFVAASSGLWDNGAACGRRYRLRCLSGLKRPCKESSIVVEVVDLCRTNPCPATLLLSNNAFNFVSKFPRTKINIEYAQI from the exons ATGAAAGTAGAAGCATTATTATTCATTTGGTTGTCCGCCACTACATTGATCTTAGTTAATGGGGATGTAGGCACTGCAGCATCATATGATCCTCCATATCTCC CAACTAAATGTCCAGGATACAGTAGGGATGAACTCCCAGAAGGTGGTCTCTTTGTGGCGGCGAGTAGTGGGCTTTGGGACAACGGAGCAGCGTGTGGGAGGCGATACAGGCTCAGGTGTTTGAGTGGTCTCAAGAGACCATGCAAAGAATCTTCCATTGTTGTTGAAGTTGTGGATCTCTGCAGGACTAACCCTTGCCCTGCCACACTCCTCTTGTCTAACAACGCATTCAACTTTGTTTCTAAGTTCCCAAGAACCAAAATTAAC